The Pseudomonadota bacterium nucleotide sequence GACACTGGGCCTTTCCGGCGCGGTACTGCAGGGTTATCTGCGCAACCCGCTGGCCGAGCCCGGCGTGGTCGGCGTGACCGCGTCGGCGGCGCTCGGCGCCGTCGTAGCCTTCTACTTCGGGCTCTCCGCGATGTTCGCCCTGGCCCTGCCGTTGGGCGGCATTGCCGGCGCGCTGATCGGCGTCATCATCATTCAGGGACTGACCGGGCGCCATGCCGGCACGCTGACCGTGATCCTGGCCGGCGTCGCCATTACCAGCCTGGCCGGCGCGCTGACCGCGCTGGCGCTTAACCTGGCGCCCAATCCCTTCGCGGCCATGGAGATCATGTTCTGGCTGATGGGCTCGCTGGCCGACCGCAGCATGGATCACGTCTGGCTTATCCTGCCGTTCCTGGTTCTCGGCTGGATCATGCTGCTGATCCTCGCCAAGCCGCTCGACGCGCTTACCCTGGGCGAAGAGACGGCGGCGAGCCTGGGCGTCAACCTGATCAACCTGCGCCGCCTGGCTATCGTCGGGACCGC carries:
- a CDS encoding iron ABC transporter permease — its product is MTARAGLTELALLILVAALFVVSLLVGPAAIGLGATLDALIGGDVETTGLIVREIRLPRAILATMLGATLGLSGAVLQGYLRNPLAEPGVVGVTASAALGAVVAFYFGLSAMFALALPLGGIAGALIGVIIIQGLTGRHAGTLTVILAGVAITSLAGALTALALNLAPNPFAAMEIMFWLMGSLADRSMDHVWLILPFLVLGWIMLLILAKPLDALTLGEETAASLGVNLINLRRLAIVGTARSVGAVTAVAGAVGFVGLVVPHLLRPLVGHRPGRLLLASMLGGAALVNAADIAVRVIVPERDLKLGVVTALIGAPFFFWLLLKSRRAGT